From Lolium perenne isolate Kyuss_39 chromosome 5, Kyuss_2.0, whole genome shotgun sequence, a single genomic window includes:
- the LOC127299774 gene encoding protein GL2-INTERACTING REPRESSOR 2, translating into MNRGNGNGNGGARLELQLNLSPPVMMEVDGHDDSGSSSPSSCVSSDGSPGSKSPMVIGACTRCLMYCMVAKKDFPTCINCKQPCLVDLLQQGAAGGGGAGASADGEKKRGRRK; encoded by the coding sequence ATGAACCGCGGCAATGGCAACGGCAACGGCGGCGCGAGGCTGGAGCTGCAGCTGAACCTGTCACCGCCGGTGATGATGGAGGTAGACGGCCACGACGACAGCGGGTCTTCCTCGCCGAGCTCGTGCGTGTCATCGGACGGCAGCCCCGGAAGCAAGTCGCCGATGGTGATCGGGGCCTGCACGCGGTGCCTCATGTACTGCATGGTAGCCAAGAAGGACTTCCCCACCTGCATCAACTGCAAGCAGCCCTGCCTCGTGGACCTCCTCCAGCAGGGTGCTGCTGGCGGCGGTGGTGCCGGCGCCTCCGCAGACGGTGAGAAGAAGCGCGGCAGGCGCAAGTGA
- the LOC127304786 gene encoding transcription initiation factor IIB-like, translating to MESSHCKDCNVSTVIVLDHATGDTICSECGLVLDSHYVDEKPDWRTSTPSASNADSYDPISVAESAINLKSKHNSTTAVRLEQRTFDHHQSLHGNILKSVDFSSHQPDTAFHYIADMADRLGIVDSIKLEAKNLYMKANDLKLFNIRKKHSVCAACLYIACRQANKARTIKEICTVTNGVTRKEVSRAKDLLVQHIEEKKGECMEINSVRPRDLVRRFCSTLGMSNQAIQAAEEAANRVERLDIRRNAISIAGTIIYLISESSMEPRDKVSIKDICLVAGLTEVTIRYCHRELCGYASWLLETYLTAKK from the exons ATGGAATCATCACACTGCAAAGATTGCAATGTTAGCACAGTGATAGTATTAGACCATGCAACTGGAGACACCATATGCTCAGAGTGCGGCCTTGTACTAGATAGTCATTACGTCGATGAGAAACCTGATTGGCGCACTTCTACCCCCTCTGCATCGAATGCTGATAGTTATGACCCTATATCCGTTGCAGAGTCTGCTATCAATCTTAAATCAAAGCATAATTCTACCACTGCTGTGAGACTAGAGCAAAGAACATTTGATCACCACCAGTCTCTTCACGGCAATATACTGAAGAGTGTTGATTTTTCTTCTCATCAACCCGACACTGCGTTTCACTACATAGCTGATATGGctgatag GTTGGGCATTGTTGATAGCATAAAGCTTGAAGCAAAAAACCTGTACATGAAAGCAAACGATCTCAAGCTGTTTAATATAAGGAAGAAACATTCAGTCTGTGCTGCTTGCCTGTACATAGCATGCAGGCAAGCTAATAAGGCTCGAACTATAAAAG AGATTTGCACCGTCACAAATGGAGTTACAAGGAAAGAGGTTTCTCGAGCCAAAGATTTACTAGTACAACATATTGAAGAGAAAAAGGGTGAATGCATGGAGATCAATAGTGTTCGTCCAAGAGACCTTGTG CGTCGTTTTTGTTCAACACTTGGCATGTCAAATCAAGCAATTCAAGCTGCGGAAGAAGCAGCAAATCGAGTGGAGAGACTGGATATAAG GAGGAATGCTATATCAATAGCTGGAACTATAATATATTTAATATCAGAGTCTTCTATGGAACCACGCGACAAAGTTTCAATTAAAG ATATATGCTTAGTAGCAGGATTAACAGAAGTTACCATTAGATATTGTCATAGAGAACTTTGTGGTTACGCTTCATGGCTCTTGGAAACCTACTTAACTGCgaagaaataa
- the LOC127299775 gene encoding uncharacterized protein produces the protein MGNSQGSSSSASSARFVTASRAFSKQALDDLRARFASLAERSGTQGRAISRPVFLEYFGVRGALGDRLFQLVAKDGCEEDGVTFEGLIICKATYERGTRDEADEFIFQLCDVMGDGALTRSDLESVLASIHETIFENNKEAGEGSNKRTSEAFLNSAVFSTNAEGVSEKSMSLSDFRNWCIVMPSLRKFLGSLLMPPDSGRAGFQVPLLHYPENISSELLLLNKEYAWHIGGGFSQHDVQEWRLLYHSSLHGQSFSTFLGNVTNGDAQTVLIIKDAEGSIYGAYASQPWERHSDFYGDMKTFLFKLYPEASIFRPTGANKNLQWCATNFTSENIPNGIGFGGKPHHFGLFLSAGFDQGHSFTSSTFTGPPLSNTNRFRPEVIECWGIQVKGSLDDKPELVKGTVLERFKEDRNMLKLIGMASASD, from the exons ATGGGCAACTCACAGGGCTCCTCctcgtccgcctcctccgcccgCTTCGTCACGGCCTCCAG GGCCTTCTCGAAGCAGGCGCTGGACGACCTCCGCGCGCGCTTCGCCTCGCTCGCCGAGCGGTCGGGGACCCAGGGCCGCGCCATCTCCCGCCCCGTCTTCCTC GAGTATTTCGGGGTACGCGGGGCGCTCGGCGACAGGCTGTTCCAGCTGGTGGCCAAGGACGGCTGCGAGGAAGATGGAGTCACCTTCGAGGGTTTGATCATCTGCAAA GCAACGTATGAAAGGGGAACTCGAGATGAAGCTGATGAGTTCATTTTTCAATTGTGCGATGTTATGGGAGATGGTGCCTTGACAAG GTCTGATCTGGAATCTGTATTGGCGTCCATTCACGAAACCATATTTGAAAATAACAAGGAAGCAGGGGAAGGTTCAAACAAGAGGACATCTGAAGCATTTCTCAACTCTGCAGTATTTTCAACGAATGCTGAAGGGGTCTCAGAGAAGTCTATGTCATTATCAGACTTTAGAAACTGGTGTATTGTCATGCCATCACTCAGAAAGTTTCTCGGAAGTCTGTTGATGCCGCCTGATTCAG GCAGAGCCGGCTTCCAAGTGCCACTACTTCACTATCCAGAAAACATCTCCTCTGAGTTGTTACTTTTAAATAAGGAGTATGCCTGGCATATAGGAGGTGGCTTTTCTCAACATGATGTACAAGAGTGGAGGCTTCTATATCATAGTTCTCTTCATGGACAAAGCTTCAGCACTTTCTTAGGCAATGTTAC GAATGGAGATGCACAGACTGTTCTAATCATTAAAGATGCAGAAGGTTCCATTTATGGTGCATATGCATCACAACCATGGGAAAGGCACAGTGATTTTTATGGTGACATGAAGACATTCCTTTTCAAATTATATCCCGAAGCGTCCATTTTTCGTCCTACAGGAGCAAACAAAAATTTACAATGG TGTGCTACAAACTTCACCTCTGAGAACATTCCAAATGGTATTGGCTTTGGAGGCAAGCCACATCACTTTGGCCTTTTTCTATCTGCTGGCTTCGATCAAGGGCACTCATTTACCTCCAGCACATTCACCGGTCCTCCCCTTTCCAACACAAACAGGTTCAGGCCAGAAGTAATTGAATGTTGGGGGATACAAGTGAAGGGGTCACTTGATGACAAACCAGAGCTTGTCAAGGGTACAGTTCTTGAGAGATTCAAGGAGGATAGGAACATGCTGAAGCTTATCGGTATGGCAAGTGCGAGTGACTGA